One stretch of Fictibacillus sp. b24 DNA includes these proteins:
- the lspA gene encoding signal peptidase II has translation MFYYLVALLILAVDQVTKWVIVKKMEYGESIPVIDQVFYITSHRNRGAAFGILQDQRYFFIIITVIVVGVVVYYLQKHAHDTLLKTALALVLGGAVGNFIDRLLRGEVVDFLNVYIGSYDFPIFNVADSALVVGVGLIFIQSFMESKKKETENE, from the coding sequence TTGTTTTATTATCTTGTAGCTTTGTTAATCTTGGCAGTAGACCAGGTGACAAAGTGGGTAATCGTAAAGAAAATGGAATATGGAGAGTCTATTCCTGTTATTGATCAAGTATTCTACATAACCTCTCACCGAAACAGGGGAGCAGCTTTCGGTATTCTGCAAGATCAGCGATACTTTTTTATTATTATTACGGTCATCGTTGTTGGGGTAGTGGTTTATTATCTGCAAAAGCACGCACACGATACATTGCTTAAAACAGCACTCGCTCTAGTATTAGGTGGAGCTGTTGGGAATTTTATCGATCGTTTGCTTCGCGGTGAAGTTGTTGATTTTCTAAATGTTTATATTGGAAGCTATGATTTCCCTATATTTAATGTTGCGGACAGCGCACTCGTTGTGGGTGTAGGTCTTATTTTTATTCAAAGTTTTATGGAAAGCAAAAAGAAGGAGACAGAAAATGAATAA
- a CDS encoding RluA family pseudouridine synthase — translation MNKFEYTVTPEQAGNRIDKVLSEVQDDWSRSQIQSWIKDKIVLLSNSPVKSNYKCAAGDVIEIEIPEPEVLDAVPEEMNLDIVYEDSDVLVVNKPRGMVVHPAPGHYSGTLVNGLMAHCKDLSGINGVLRPGIVHRIDKDTSGLLMVAKNDMAHESLVNQLKAKTTTRVYKAIVHGVMPHDQGTIDAPIGRDKSDRQKMTVTDENSRDAVTHFNVIKRFANYTFVECQLETGRTHQIRVHMKYIGFPLAGDPKYGPSKTLTIEGQALHAETLGFDHPRTGEYMEFKREIPADMNDLLDLLEKRS, via the coding sequence ATGAATAAATTCGAGTATACGGTAACTCCTGAACAAGCAGGAAACCGTATTGATAAGGTTTTGTCTGAAGTTCAGGACGATTGGTCCCGTTCACAAATTCAAAGCTGGATCAAAGACAAAATTGTGTTATTGAGTAACAGTCCTGTAAAGTCTAACTATAAATGTGCAGCTGGTGATGTGATTGAAATTGAAATCCCTGAACCAGAAGTGCTTGATGCTGTTCCAGAAGAGATGAATCTTGATATCGTATACGAAGATTCAGATGTACTCGTTGTAAATAAACCCCGTGGGATGGTGGTCCACCCAGCTCCAGGACATTACAGCGGAACACTCGTGAACGGTCTTATGGCTCACTGTAAAGATCTATCTGGAATCAATGGTGTGTTGCGTCCTGGGATTGTCCACCGTATTGATAAAGATACGTCAGGATTATTAATGGTCGCTAAGAATGACATGGCTCACGAATCTCTTGTTAACCAGCTTAAAGCGAAAACAACAACTCGTGTTTATAAAGCGATTGTTCATGGAGTTATGCCGCACGATCAAGGTACGATCGATGCTCCGATCGGAAGAGATAAAAGTGATCGTCAAAAAATGACGGTTACAGATGAAAACAGCCGTGACGCTGTTACGCATTTTAATGTTATTAAACGATTTGCAAATTATACGTTTGTTGAGTGTCAGTTAGAAACAGGTAGAACACACCAAATCCGTGTTCACATGAAGTATATTGGGTTCCCTCTAGCTGGTGACCCGAAGTATGGTCCTTCAAAGACGCTTACAATTGAAGGCCAGGCACTTCATGCAGAAACACTTGGTTTTGATCATCCGCGAACAGGCGAATATATGGAGTTTAAACGTGAAATTCCAGCTGATATGAATGATCTTTTAGATTTATTAGAGAAAAGAAGTTGA